The following proteins are co-located in the bacterium genome:
- a CDS encoding HTTM domain-containing protein codes for MTATAPVSTTADWRARCRRWLDEVFDQPASVRSVAIVRIVLGPSVIWHLRPFLADALDGTTYLDVFQQKWWPWVPNAPAGLYVALLWVGVAAAVLMTVGLWSRTATWVTLAVVAYNFFLSETHFRHNRAFLIILLAGVALCDNGRVLSLDARRRPPPDDRALLWPVWLLRFEAAAIYFASGFSKLIDLDWVGGRVMHDRILRYQDDAREVLGDTLSDPILEVLTARAFQWVLSPVAVATELIIAFGIWFRRTRLAAVWVAVAFHVGIEVSAQVEVFSVIAIGALAIWTTPSTRDRTLVTPSRWVWWFDWTARFDITVVPGASWRMVNRDGTVLEGRETRQFVRTRLPATFLFSRFWRYP; via the coding sequence ATGACGGCCACGGCCCCTGTTTCGACGACCGCCGATTGGCGGGCGAGGTGCCGGCGGTGGCTGGACGAGGTATTCGACCAGCCGGCCAGCGTGCGATCCGTGGCCATCGTGCGCATCGTGTTGGGTCCGTCGGTCATCTGGCACTTGCGTCCGTTTCTAGCCGACGCCCTCGACGGCACCACCTACCTCGACGTTTTCCAGCAGAAGTGGTGGCCGTGGGTACCCAATGCCCCCGCCGGGCTGTACGTGGCGCTGCTGTGGGTCGGCGTGGCCGCTGCGGTGCTGATGACCGTGGGCCTGTGGTCCCGAACCGCCACCTGGGTGACGTTGGCGGTGGTGGCCTACAACTTCTTCTTGTCGGAGACCCACTTCCGCCACAACCGGGCCTTTCTCATCATCCTGTTGGCCGGGGTGGCGCTGTGCGACAACGGTCGGGTGCTGTCGCTGGATGCCCGCCGCCGGCCGCCCCCTGATGATCGAGCGCTTTTATGGCCGGTGTGGCTGCTTCGGTTCGAGGCCGCCGCCATCTACTTCGCCTCGGGGTTCTCCAAGCTGATCGATCTCGACTGGGTGGGCGGACGGGTGATGCACGACCGCATCTTGCGCTACCAAGACGATGCCCGGGAGGTGCTGGGGGACACGCTGAGCGACCCCATCCTCGAAGTGCTGACCGCCCGGGCCTTCCAGTGGGTGCTATCGCCGGTGGCGGTGGCCACCGAGCTGATCATCGCTTTCGGGATTTGGTTCCGCCGCACCCGGCTGGCCGCGGTGTGGGTGGCAGTGGCCTTTCACGTGGGCATCGAGGTGAGCGCCCAAGTGGAGGTGTTCAGCGTGATCGCCATCGGGGCCCTGGCCATCTGGACCACCCCTTCCACACGCGACCGCACCTTGGTTACTCCGAGCCGCTGGGTTTGGTGGTTCGACTGGACGGCCCGGTTCGACATCACCGTGGTGCCGGGGGCATCGTGGCGCATGGTGAATCGCGACGGCACCGTGCTGGAAGGGCGAGAGACCCGCCAGTTCGTGCGGACCCGGCTGCCGGCCACCTTCCTGTTCTCCCGGTTCTGGCGGTACCCATGA
- a CDS encoding LLM class F420-dependent oxidoreductase, with amino-acid sequence MNLGLVWGYWSRGMPEGFVPLTQEAERLGYDSVWTAESWGSDAFSPLVWLAAHTERIRLGTGIVQLAARTPTATAMHAVTADHLSNQRLILGLGVSGPQVVEGWYGQPGNRPLARTREYVEILRRVFARDGYLTFEGDYYNHPYRGEGDTGLGKPLKIMTHPPRADIPIFIGAEGPKNIAQTVEIADGWLPLYYSPFRPEVYAESIAGRSDDFEITVHTTIKVTGDSDEELAEALFPTKASLGFYIGGMGAKGQNYHTKLMARMGFEEEAYHIQDLFFEGRREEAITAVPDQFADEISLVGSPERIRDRLAAWEESPVTGINVGARSADELRTIAEVILG; translated from the coding sequence ATGAATCTCGGACTGGTCTGGGGATATTGGAGCCGCGGGATGCCCGAGGGGTTCGTGCCGCTCACCCAAGAGGCAGAGCGGCTGGGCTACGACTCGGTGTGGACGGCGGAGTCGTGGGGCTCCGACGCATTTTCACCCCTGGTGTGGTTGGCCGCCCACACTGAGCGCATCCGCCTGGGCACCGGAATCGTGCAGCTGGCCGCCCGCACCCCCACCGCTACAGCCATGCACGCGGTGACCGCCGACCACCTGTCCAATCAACGGCTCATCCTGGGCTTGGGCGTGTCCGGCCCTCAAGTGGTGGAGGGATGGTACGGCCAGCCCGGCAACCGCCCCCTGGCCCGTACCCGGGAGTATGTGGAGATCCTGCGGCGGGTGTTCGCCCGCGACGGCTACCTGACCTTCGAGGGCGACTACTACAACCACCCCTACCGGGGCGAGGGCGATACTGGCCTGGGCAAGCCGCTCAAAATCATGACCCATCCCCCCCGGGCCGACATCCCCATATTCATCGGCGCTGAGGGTCCCAAGAACATCGCCCAGACCGTGGAGATCGCCGACGGCTGGCTGCCGCTGTACTACTCCCCGTTCCGTCCCGAGGTATACGCCGAGTCGATCGCCGGACGTTCAGATGACTTTGAGATCACCGTTCACACCACGATCAAGGTCACCGGCGACTCCGACGAAGAACTGGCCGAGGCGCTGTTTCCAACCAAGGCCTCGCTGGGCTTCTACATCGGGGGCATGGGGGCCAAGGGCCAGAACTACCACACCAAGCTCATGGCCCGGATGGGGTTCGAGGAGGAGGCCTACCACATCCAAGACCTGTTTTTCGAGGGCCGCCGGGAGGAGGCCATCACCGCGGTGCCCGACCAGTTCGCCGACGAGATCTCTCTGGTGGGGTCGCCGGAGCGGATCCGCGACCGGCTGGCGGCCTGGGAGGAGAGCCCGGTGACTGGCATCAACGTGGGTGCCCGATCCGCCGACGAACTCCGTACCATCGCCGAGGTCATCCTCGGCTAG
- the rpmB gene encoding 50S ribosomal protein L28, protein MSKVCQVTGRRPSFGNNVSHSHRKTRRRWNPNVHKHRFWVPSEKRWITLNVSAKGLKTINKHGIDKVVAQMRQRGEKF, encoded by the coding sequence ATGTCCAAGGTCTGCCAGGTGACCGGTCGTCGCCCGTCGTTCGGCAATAACGTGTCCCACTCGCACCGCAAGACGCGGCGCCGGTGGAACCCGAACGTCCACAAGCACCGCTTCTGGGTGCCGTCGGAGAAGCGGTGGATCACCCTCAATGTGTCGGCCAAAGGTCTCAAAACCATCAACAAGCACGGCATCGACAAAGTGGTGGCCCAGATGCGCCAGCGCGGGGAGAAGTTCTGA
- the rpmG gene encoding 50S ribosomal protein L33: MISMASDKRPIIKLKSTAGTGYTYVTTKNRINDRERIELKKYDPVARKHVVFKEER; this comes from the coding sequence CTGATTTCCATGGCTAGCGACAAGCGTCCCATCATCAAGCTGAAGTCCACGGCGGGAACCGGCTACACCTACGTGACCACCAAGAACCGGATCAACGATCGAGAGCGGATCGAGCTCAAGAAGTACGACCCGGTGGCCCGCAAGCATGTGGTGTTCAAGGAGGAGCGGTAG
- a CDS encoding HDIG domain-containing protein produces MHRHKDVLAHTIAVVAKTRADLVLRLATLFHDVGKPRTRSYERGTVTFYHHEAVGARMTRKRLTELGYPEQVVDDVSELVRLSGRFKGYADGWSDAAVRRYAREAGPLLGYLNELVRADCTTRNRQKAADLQHHVDDLEARIARLAEEGRREAERPLIDGNEVMERYGIGPGPEVGAALKFLLEMKRSEPDLDRPATEARLDAWWAENR; encoded by the coding sequence ATCCACCGCCACAAAGACGTGTTGGCCCACACCATCGCGGTGGTGGCCAAGACCCGCGCTGATCTGGTTTTGCGGTTGGCCACGCTGTTCCACGACGTGGGCAAGCCCCGCACCCGCTCTTATGAGCGGGGAACGGTCACCTTCTACCACCACGAGGCGGTGGGGGCTCGTATGACCCGCAAGCGGCTCACCGAGCTGGGCTACCCCGAACAGGTGGTGGACGACGTGAGCGAGCTGGTGCGGCTGTCGGGCCGGTTCAAGGGATACGCCGATGGCTGGAGCGATGCCGCGGTGCGCCGCTACGCCCGAGAGGCCGGCCCCCTGCTGGGCTACTTGAACGAGCTGGTGAGAGCCGACTGCACCACCCGCAACCGCCAGAAGGCCGCCGATCTCCAGCACCATGTCGACGATCTCGAAGCCCGGATTGCCCGACTGGCCGAAGAGGGGCGCCGAGAGGCCGAGCGGCCCTTGATCGACGGCAACGAGGTGATGGAGCGCTATGGAATCGGCCCCGGCCCCGAGGTGGGCGCGGCGCTGAAGTTCCTCTTGGAGATGAAGCGGTCCGAACCCGACCTGGACCGGCCCGCAACCGAGGCCCGACTCGACGCTTGGTGGGCTGAGAACCGCTAA
- a CDS encoding acetyl-CoA acetyltransferase, which produces MSSHPFRDKTAISGIGITELSKNSWVSTLTLALRAIMAAIDDAGLRREDIDGVACHQVQDSITASIVAQCLGVDDLSWFCDQFGGGSTSHSVVGQAANAAALGHARHIVVWRSINARSEHRMGGTGRPPPAIVETQYQHPIGWVTPPQWYAMFARSHMSRWGTTSEDLGRIAVQQRANAIHNERAMMRAPMTMDDYLASRWIVEPFRLFDCCLETDAAAAVVITTAERARDLRQPPVLISGMTWGGGHMMHSNRVQADWTTSVAAKMARRLYEMAGVGPDDVQYASLYDAFTHLVLVQVEDYGFAPKGEAAAFIAEGGTAPGGRIPVNTHGGFLSEGYVHGLNNLHEAVRQVRGTAGSFQVPDAEVALSTGQPGYVAGNSSAIILRRDS; this is translated from the coding sequence GTGAGCAGCCATCCATTCCGCGACAAGACCGCGATCTCGGGAATCGGCATCACCGAGTTGTCCAAGAACTCGTGGGTGAGCACCCTTACGCTGGCGCTGCGAGCGATCATGGCTGCCATCGACGACGCCGGGCTCCGCCGGGAGGACATCGATGGAGTGGCCTGCCACCAGGTGCAGGACTCCATCACCGCTTCCATCGTGGCCCAGTGCCTGGGGGTGGACGACCTGTCGTGGTTCTGCGACCAGTTCGGCGGCGGCTCCACCTCCCACTCCGTGGTGGGCCAAGCCGCCAATGCCGCGGCACTGGGCCATGCCCGCCACATCGTGGTGTGGCGCTCCATCAACGCCCGATCCGAGCACCGCATGGGCGGCACCGGCCGACCGCCGCCGGCCATCGTGGAGACCCAGTACCAGCACCCCATCGGCTGGGTGACCCCACCGCAGTGGTATGCCATGTTCGCCCGCTCCCACATGAGCCGCTGGGGAACAACCTCTGAGGACTTGGGGCGTATCGCCGTCCAGCAACGGGCCAACGCCATCCACAACGAGCGGGCCATGATGCGGGCGCCCATGACCATGGACGACTATCTGGCCTCCCGCTGGATCGTGGAGCCATTCCGGCTGTTCGACTGCTGCCTGGAGACCGATGCCGCTGCCGCGGTGGTGATCACCACCGCAGAGCGGGCCCGGGATCTGCGCCAGCCCCCGGTGCTGATATCAGGAATGACTTGGGGCGGCGGCCACATGATGCACAGCAACCGGGTGCAGGCCGACTGGACCACCTCCGTCGCGGCGAAAATGGCTCGTCGGTTGTACGAGATGGCCGGGGTCGGCCCCGACGATGTTCAGTACGCGTCCCTCTATGACGCCTTCACCCACCTGGTGCTGGTCCAGGTGGAGGACTACGGGTTCGCCCCCAAGGGCGAGGCGGCGGCGTTCATCGCCGAGGGTGGAACCGCTCCCGGTGGCCGCATTCCGGTGAACACCCATGGCGGATTTCTGTCTGAGGGCTATGTCCACGGCCTCAACAATCTGCATGAGGCAGTCCGCCAGGTCCGGGGCACCGCCGGGAGCTTCCAAGTGCCCGACGCCGAGGTGGCCCTGTCCACCGGCCAGCCCGGCTATGTGGCCGGCAACTCCTCGGCCATCATCCTGCGCCGCGATAGCTGA
- a CDS encoding MFS transporter has translation MTEERTAAYQRASRTLMASVVPTSAAMASGFAAAAVLAKEITDSETLAGVAAAMMQVGSVAMTVPLARRMARLGRRRGLVAGWSIGTVGATLAFLAAVADFYPLLVVGIIGIGAGNATNLAARFASADLAPDDRRARAIGMLVWSTTFGAALGPTVALGPASAVAEFFGLPELSGPYLLGMLLFVIGLTVTHVWLRPDPLEVLGTVGQATARPAPLRVVGRRIATVPAARLAVIAMLTGQAVMVGVMTMTPLHMDNGDHHLRVIGWVISVHVIGMFAFSPIVGWLVDRIGPYLMVGLGGVILCIGAETAAHNSAEDSAGMFAGLLLVGLGWSFGLIAGSALLTAAFPVAQRVEMQGGADLLMTGGGAVAGLSSGVAMEHFGFHSLSHWAGLSALLLVAAAGAAWYAARQEQEKPVSYRGAG, from the coding sequence ATGACGGAAGAGCGAACAGCGGCCTACCAGCGGGCGTCTCGAACGCTGATGGCCTCAGTGGTTCCCACTTCAGCGGCCATGGCATCGGGATTCGCGGCCGCCGCGGTGCTGGCCAAGGAGATCACCGACAGCGAGACGCTGGCCGGGGTGGCCGCCGCCATGATGCAGGTGGGCAGCGTGGCGATGACCGTCCCCTTGGCTCGCCGGATGGCCCGCCTGGGCCGGCGCCGGGGATTGGTAGCGGGGTGGTCGATAGGAACCGTCGGTGCCACCCTCGCCTTCTTGGCCGCGGTGGCCGACTTCTATCCGCTGTTGGTGGTGGGGATCATCGGCATCGGCGCGGGCAACGCCACCAACTTGGCGGCCCGATTCGCCTCGGCCGACCTGGCTCCCGACGACCGCCGAGCCCGGGCAATCGGAATGCTGGTGTGGTCGACGACGTTCGGCGCGGCTCTCGGGCCAACCGTCGCGCTGGGTCCTGCTTCGGCGGTGGCTGAGTTCTTCGGGCTGCCGGAGCTGTCCGGCCCCTATCTGCTGGGAATGCTCCTTTTCGTCATCGGGCTCACGGTCACCCATGTGTGGCTCCGCCCGGACCCACTGGAAGTGCTGGGCACGGTGGGCCAAGCCACGGCTCGGCCAGCACCGCTGCGGGTGGTGGGGCGCCGCATCGCCACTGTTCCCGCCGCCCGGCTGGCAGTGATCGCCATGCTCACCGGGCAGGCGGTGATGGTAGGGGTGATGACCATGACCCCGCTGCACATGGACAACGGCGACCACCATCTTCGGGTGATCGGCTGGGTGATCTCAGTACACGTCATCGGGATGTTCGCCTTCTCGCCCATTGTGGGCTGGCTGGTCGACCGAATCGGCCCTTACCTCATGGTCGGACTGGGTGGGGTGATCCTGTGCATCGGCGCGGAGACCGCGGCGCACAACAGCGCCGAGGACAGCGCTGGGATGTTCGCCGGCCTCCTGCTGGTGGGCTTGGGTTGGAGCTTCGGGCTGATCGCGGGGAGCGCGCTGCTCACCGCCGCGTTTCCAGTAGCCCAACGGGTGGAGATGCAGGGAGGCGCCGACCTATTGATGACCGGCGGCGGGGCGGTCGCCGGTTTGTCCTCAGGCGTGGCCATGGAGCACTTCGGCTTTCACTCGCTAAGCCATTGGGCAGGACTCAGCGCCCTGCTGCTGGTGGCCGCGGCGGGGGCGGCCTGGTATGCCGCACGCCAGGAACAAGAGAAGCCGGTCAGCTATCGCGGCGCAGGATGA
- a CDS encoding zinc ribbon domain-containing protein: MTAVDRPADQAPKPRPYPERDSAPWWERINQHCFELQRCDGCGAWRWPPRAMCGRCASFEYTWTPLSGRATVESWVVNHHAFLPGFASPYTVVLGRLDEQDDLCLPATWQGADEPADGQPLEVAFEDHIDDEGPFTLLAWRPA, from the coding sequence ATGACCGCCGTCGACCGCCCGGCCGACCAGGCCCCCAAGCCCCGGCCCTATCCCGAGCGGGACTCGGCACCGTGGTGGGAGCGGATCAACCAGCACTGCTTCGAATTGCAGCGCTGCGACGGGTGCGGAGCGTGGCGGTGGCCTCCCCGGGCCATGTGCGGGCGCTGCGCCTCCTTTGAGTACACCTGGACGCCGCTGTCGGGCCGGGCCACGGTGGAGAGCTGGGTGGTGAACCACCACGCTTTCCTGCCGGGGTTCGCCTCCCCCTACACCGTGGTGCTGGGCCGACTAGACGAACAAGACGACCTGTGCCTGCCCGCCACCTGGCAAGGCGCCGATGAGCCCGCCGATGGCCAGCCCCTCGAAGTGGCCTTCGAAGACCACATCGACGACGAAGGCCCCTTCACCCTCCTCGCCTGGCGCCCAGCTTGA
- a CDS encoding (2Fe-2S)-binding protein, which translates to MEVTVTINGGSHTHDVEPRTLLVHYIRDVVGLTGTNIGCDTSSCGACTIHVNGESVKSCTMLAVQADGQDLLTIEGLADGDVLHPMQESFRQCHALQCGYCTPGMVMAAVSLLDENPDPTEREVRIGLEGNLCRCTGYHNIVKAVLHCAEASS; encoded by the coding sequence GTGGAAGTAACGGTCACCATAAACGGGGGCAGCCACACCCACGATGTGGAGCCGCGCACGCTGCTGGTTCACTACATCCGCGACGTAGTTGGCCTCACCGGCACCAACATCGGGTGCGACACCTCCTCGTGCGGCGCCTGCACCATCCATGTGAACGGCGAGTCGGTGAAATCCTGCACCATGCTGGCCGTGCAGGCCGACGGCCAGGACCTCTTGACCATCGAGGGCCTGGCCGACGGCGACGTGCTCCATCCCATGCAGGAGTCGTTCCGCCAGTGCCACGCCCTCCAGTGCGGCTATTGCACGCCGGGCATGGTCATGGCCGCCGTCTCGCTGCTGGATGAGAATCCCGACCCCACCGAGCGGGAAGTCCGCATCGGGCTCGAGGGCAACCTCTGCCGCTGCACCGGGTACCACAACATCGTCAAAGCTGTTCTGCACTGCGCGGAGGCCTCGTCATGA
- a CDS encoding xanthine dehydrogenase family protein subunit M, which yields MIPAAFDYIRAGSADEALAALAEHGDEAKLLAGGHSLLPLMKLRLSTPAVLVDIGRLDDLSYINDAGDHLAIGALTRHRDVETSELVQSQAGLLAEATSHVGDPQVRHRGTIGGSIAHGDPASDLPSVMLAMRATLVARGPGGEREIAIDDFFTGFLETALGDDELLTEIRVPKMPDATWGFQKFNRRAQDWAIVGVSAIVNNGNSGVGLVNMDSIPVRAAGVEAALAGGASASDAAEAAAEGTNPPSDLNAGPEYREHLARVLTRRALEAAGR from the coding sequence ATGATTCCTGCGGCATTCGACTACATCCGGGCCGGATCGGCCGACGAAGCGCTGGCCGCGCTGGCCGAGCACGGCGACGAGGCCAAGCTGCTGGCCGGGGGTCATTCCCTGCTGCCGCTGATGAAGCTGCGCTTGTCTACCCCCGCGGTGCTGGTGGACATCGGCCGCCTCGACGACCTCAGCTACATCAACGACGCCGGCGACCACCTGGCCATCGGCGCCCTCACCCGCCACCGCGACGTGGAGACCAGCGAGCTGGTTCAGTCGCAAGCCGGGCTTTTGGCCGAGGCCACCAGCCATGTGGGCGACCCCCAGGTGCGCCACCGCGGCACCATCGGCGGCTCCATCGCCCACGGCGATCCCGCGTCCGACCTGCCGTCGGTGATGCTGGCCATGCGGGCTACCCTGGTGGCCCGGGGACCGGGCGGCGAGCGGGAGATCGCCATAGACGACTTCTTCACCGGTTTCCTGGAGACCGCTCTGGGCGACGACGAACTGCTCACTGAGATCCGGGTGCCCAAGATGCCCGATGCCACGTGGGGCTTTCAGAAGTTCAACCGCCGGGCCCAAGACTGGGCCATCGTGGGCGTTTCGGCCATCGTGAACAACGGCAACTCCGGCGTGGGCCTGGTGAACATGGACAGCATCCCTGTCCGGGCCGCCGGTGTGGAAGCCGCCCTAGCCGGAGGCGCGTCGGCCTCCGACGCTGCCGAAGCAGCGGCCGAGGGCACCAACCCGCCATCTGACCTGAACGCCGGCCCCGAGTACCGCGAGCATCTCGCCCGGGTGCTCACCCGCCGGGCGCTCGAAGCCGCTGGACGCTAA
- a CDS encoding MoxR family ATPase, with the protein MSSEPVTAAEVAVGLAGCDYLADEGLATAVFLAMTLNRPLLLEGEPGVGKTETANALAAWTGGELIRLQCYEGIDVAQAVYEWDYSRQLLHLRTAEATGGATRETADALEDELYSERFLIRRPLLRAIAATEGPPPVLLIDEVDRADDEFEAFLLEILSDYAVTVPEIGRFAATTPPRVIITSNRTRDVHDALKRRCLYHWVEHPGFDREVAIIGRRAPGVSEPLARQVAAAVAAFRELGLYKPPGVAESIDWSLALGRLGAAELTPEITQASLGSVLKYREDQQRVVDQGIAGLIDQAIARAG; encoded by the coding sequence ATGAGTTCTGAGCCCGTAACGGCTGCCGAAGTGGCCGTCGGGCTGGCGGGCTGTGACTACCTGGCCGACGAGGGGTTGGCCACCGCTGTGTTCTTGGCCATGACCCTGAACCGCCCCCTGCTCTTGGAGGGCGAACCAGGCGTGGGCAAGACCGAGACGGCTAATGCCCTGGCGGCGTGGACCGGCGGCGAGCTGATCCGCCTCCAGTGTTATGAGGGCATCGACGTAGCCCAGGCGGTGTACGAGTGGGACTACTCCCGCCAGCTCTTGCACTTGCGCACAGCAGAGGCCACCGGAGGTGCCACCCGGGAGACGGCCGACGCCCTGGAAGACGAACTGTACTCCGAGCGTTTTCTCATCAGGCGCCCCCTGCTGCGGGCCATCGCCGCCACCGAGGGTCCGCCGCCGGTGCTGTTGATCGACGAGGTCGACCGGGCCGATGACGAGTTCGAGGCATTCTTGCTGGAGATCCTGTCGGACTACGCGGTGACCGTCCCCGAGATCGGCCGGTTTGCGGCGACCACTCCGCCCCGGGTGATCATCACCTCCAACCGCACCCGCGACGTCCATGATGCCCTCAAGCGGCGCTGCCTATACCACTGGGTGGAGCATCCCGGCTTCGACCGGGAGGTGGCCATCATCGGCCGGCGAGCGCCTGGGGTGAGCGAGCCGTTGGCCCGGCAGGTGGCCGCGGCGGTGGCTGCCTTTCGGGAGCTGGGTTTGTACAAGCCGCCCGGCGTGGCCGAGAGCATCGACTGGAGCCTGGCCTTGGGCCGCCTCGGTGCCGCCGAGCTGACGCCTGAAATCACCCAGGCCAGCCTGGGATCGGTGCTCAAGTATCGGGAAGACCAGCAGCGGGTGGTCGACCAGGGCATCGCCGGTCTGATCGATCAGGCCATCGCCCGGGCCGGATGA
- a CDS encoding VWA domain-containing protein, with protein MQADEIAVGFVNALRGAGIDVAVGSSVNYYQALGAVGVKQRSSVYWAGRATLVTEPDDIGLYDKIFDAYYGGQQLVATPVMEVTQPITLVVDDDGDDEAEEDGDDEDPGYPSLTLRWSRHEVLSDKDFARFTDDELDEAHRLMAAMARIGGTRRSRRRRRTHRTAGPPELRRTVRAAIRSGGEPVRRWYTEPGERLRRVVLLLDISGSMESYARALIRFVHAAVVGRRRVEVFTIGTRLTRITRELSSRDPDRALDAATEAVSDWSGGTRLGDTLAEFNELWGIRGMARGATVVILSDGWDRGSPEVMAEQMARLQRVTHRLVWVNPLKATPGYQPLAQGMAAALPYVDDFIEGHSLRSLERLADVLADDGAPADARLMIGAGAE; from the coding sequence GTGCAGGCTGACGAGATCGCGGTCGGCTTCGTAAATGCGCTGAGGGGCGCGGGCATCGACGTGGCCGTGGGATCGTCGGTGAACTACTACCAGGCGCTCGGCGCGGTGGGGGTGAAGCAGCGCAGTTCGGTGTACTGGGCCGGCCGGGCCACCCTGGTTACCGAGCCCGATGACATCGGGCTCTACGACAAGATCTTCGATGCCTATTACGGCGGACAGCAGCTGGTGGCCACCCCAGTGATGGAGGTGACCCAGCCCATCACCCTGGTGGTGGACGACGACGGCGACGACGAAGCCGAAGAAGACGGGGACGACGAAGACCCCGGCTATCCCTCCCTCACGCTGCGGTGGAGCCGACATGAGGTGCTGAGCGACAAAGACTTCGCACGCTTCACCGACGACGAGCTCGACGAGGCCCACCGGCTCATGGCCGCCATGGCCCGTATTGGCGGCACCCGCCGGTCACGCCGCCGGCGCCGCACTCACCGCACCGCCGGCCCCCCCGAATTGCGCCGCACCGTGCGGGCCGCCATTCGCAGCGGTGGGGAGCCGGTGCGTCGCTGGTACACCGAGCCGGGTGAGCGGCTGCGCCGGGTAGTGCTGCTGCTGGACATTTCCGGGTCGATGGAGTCGTACGCCCGGGCCCTCATCCGATTCGTCCACGCCGCGGTGGTGGGCCGCCGCCGGGTGGAGGTGTTCACCATCGGCACCCGACTCACCCGCATTACCCGGGAGCTGTCATCGCGCGACCCCGACCGGGCGCTGGATGCGGCGACCGAAGCGGTGAGCGACTGGTCGGGCGGCACTCGCCTGGGCGACACCTTGGCCGAATTCAATGAACTATGGGGCATCCGGGGCATGGCCCGAGGTGCCACCGTGGTCATATTGAGCGATGGCTGGGATAGGGGCAGTCCTGAGGTGATGGCCGAGCAGATGGCCCGATTGCAGCGGGTGACCCATAGACTCGTGTGGGTGAATCCGCTGAAGGCCACCCCCGGCTACCAGCCGCTAGCCCAGGGCATGGCCGCGGCCTTGCCCTACGTCGATGACTTCATCGAAGGCCACTCGTTGCGCTCTCTAGAGCGTTTGGCCGATGTGCTGGCCGACGACGGGGCCCCGGCCGATGCTCGCCTCATGATCGGAGCAGGCGCAGAATGA
- a CDS encoding XdhC family protein, whose product MKEILSDLDAWRAEGRQVALARVVNVEGSGPRDPGAAMAVSDNGDVIGSVSGGCVEGAVVVEALDILESGERRMVSFGYSDDEAFAVGLTCGGTIHLFIEPLDW is encoded by the coding sequence ATGAAGGAAATCCTGTCCGATTTGGACGCTTGGCGGGCCGAAGGCCGGCAGGTGGCGCTGGCTCGGGTGGTCAACGTGGAGGGCTCTGGCCCCCGCGACCCCGGCGCGGCCATGGCAGTCAGCGACAACGGCGACGTGATCGGGTCGGTGTCGGGCGGATGCGTGGAGGGCGCGGTGGTAGTCGAGGCCCTCGACATCCTCGAGAGCGGTGAGCGGCGCATGGTCAGCTTCGGCTACAGCGATGACGAGGCGTTTGCGGTGGGGCTCACCTGCGGGGGCACCATCCACCTGTTCATCGAGCCGTTGGACTGGTAG